Proteins co-encoded in one Acidimicrobiales bacterium genomic window:
- a CDS encoding MFS transporter, producing the protein MTVTSSTLATPRLQPAVGGDRYRWTALFISTLGMLMATIDASIVLIAMPDIFRGVGIDPLAPGNSFYLLWMILGFLVVTSALVVTLGRLGDIYGRVRIYNLGFAIFTFFSLLLSVTWMSGHAAGIWLITMRIFQGFGAAMLMANSAAILTDAFPPDRRGLALGVNQGAAISGTFIGLVLGGLLAPVNWRLIFLVSVPIGLFGTVWGYLKLRELGQRRSARIDWPGNATFALGMVLVMIGITYGIEPYRDHPMGWENPMVLGALGTGAALLGAFCVIETRVAEPMFRLQLFKIRAFTAGVVASFLGALSRGGLMFMLVIWLQGIWLPSHGYDFARTPLWAGIALLPLTLGFLIAGPLSGVLSDRFGARPFATGGMLATAACFGLLELLPVDFSYWVFGTVLFVTGLGMATFGSPNRTGIMNSLPAAHRGAGSGMNTTSQNSAQVFSIGIFFTLMILGLSSTLSETLYNGLVQHGVARATASHAAHLPPVSTLFAAFLGYNPVQHLVGASALAHLDSAQRTALLGHGFFPTLITPPFRAGLHAAFDFAIVTSLLGAAASWTRGARYVHADAPDTGDGPRSSTSPDGAPAVCAAYDADRR; encoded by the coding sequence GTGACGGTGACCTCGTCCACGCTGGCGACGCCTCGCCTCCAACCGGCGGTCGGCGGCGACCGCTACCGCTGGACGGCGCTGTTCATCTCCACCCTGGGGATGCTGATGGCGACGATCGACGCCTCGATCGTGCTCATCGCCATGCCCGACATCTTCCGGGGGGTGGGCATCGACCCGCTCGCCCCGGGGAACAGCTTCTACCTGCTGTGGATGATCCTCGGCTTCCTCGTGGTCACGAGCGCGCTCGTGGTCACCCTGGGCCGGCTCGGCGACATCTATGGCCGGGTACGCATCTACAACCTCGGCTTCGCCATCTTCACCTTCTTCTCGCTGCTGCTGTCGGTGACGTGGATGTCCGGGCACGCCGCGGGGATATGGCTCATCACCATGCGCATCTTCCAGGGGTTCGGTGCGGCGATGCTCATGGCGAACTCGGCGGCGATCCTCACCGACGCCTTCCCGCCGGACCGGCGCGGACTGGCCCTCGGGGTGAACCAGGGCGCGGCCATCAGCGGAACGTTCATCGGGCTGGTGCTCGGCGGGTTGCTGGCCCCCGTCAACTGGCGCCTCATCTTCCTGGTGTCGGTGCCCATCGGGCTGTTCGGCACGGTGTGGGGCTACCTGAAGCTGCGCGAGCTCGGCCAACGGCGCTCGGCGCGCATCGACTGGCCCGGCAACGCCACCTTCGCGCTCGGCATGGTCCTCGTCATGATCGGGATCACCTACGGGATCGAGCCCTACCGGGACCACCCCATGGGCTGGGAGAACCCCATGGTGCTCGGCGCCCTCGGGACCGGCGCTGCGCTGCTCGGGGCCTTCTGCGTCATCGAGACACGGGTGGCCGAGCCCATGTTCCGCCTGCAGCTCTTCAAGATCCGCGCCTTCACGGCGGGGGTGGTCGCCAGCTTCCTGGGCGCGCTCAGCCGCGGAGGGCTGATGTTCATGCTCGTCATCTGGCTGCAGGGGATCTGGCTGCCGAGCCACGGGTACGACTTCGCCCGGACGCCGCTGTGGGCCGGGATCGCCCTCCTCCCGCTGACCCTCGGGTTCCTCATCGCGGGCCCGCTGTCGGGCGTGCTGTCGGACCGTTTCGGGGCCCGGCCGTTCGCCACCGGCGGCATGCTCGCCACGGCGGCCTGCTTCGGGCTGCTGGAACTGCTCCCGGTCGACTTCTCGTACTGGGTGTTCGGGACGGTCCTGTTCGTCACAGGGCTCGGCATGGCGACCTTCGGGTCCCCCAACCGCACCGGCATCATGAACAGCCTGCCGGCCGCGCACCGCGGCGCGGGGTCGGGCATGAACACGACGTCCCAGAACTCGGCACAGGTCTTCTCCATCGGTATCTTCTTCACGCTGATGATCCTCGGCCTGTCGTCCACGCTGAGCGAGACCCTCTACAACGGGCTGGTGCAGCACGGCGTGGCGCGTGCCACGGCGAGCCACGCCGCCCACCTGCCGCCGGTCTCCACCCTGTTCGCGGCGTTCCTCGGCTACAACCCGGTCCAGCACCTCGTCGGGGCATCCGCGCTCGCGCACCTCGACAGCGCGCAGCGCACGGCGCTGCTCGGCCACGGCTTCTTCCCCACGCTCATCACCCCGCCCTTCCGGGCCGGCCTGCATGCCGCGTTCGACTTCGCCATCGTGACCAGCCTGCTGGGCGCCGCCGCGTCGTGGACGCGCGGGGCCCGCTACGTCCACGCCGATGCTCCGGACACCGGCGACGGACCGCGGTCGTCGACGTCCCCGGACGGGGCGCCGGCGGTCTGTGCTGCCTACGATGCGGATCGGAGGTGA
- a CDS encoding MFS transporter, whose translation MTRSLHRASYKVTFTVLLLGVSAYALLQSLVVPVLPTIQHDLHTSQSTVTWVLTAYLLSASIFTPILGRVGDMVGKERMLVVTLGALALGSAMAALSTSIVLLIVARAVQGIGGAVLPLSFGIIRDEFPATRVAGAVGVIAAMAAVGGGAGVVLAGPIVSHLDYHWLFWIPLVITVIAAACTQVFVPESPVRTPARVSWLAAVLLSGWLVALLVAVSEAPTWGWGSGRVIGLIVLAVVIGGLWIVVESRSRQPLIDMTMMRLPAVWTNNLVAFLFGMGMYSVMAFLPEFLQTPRSSGYGFGASIIESGLFLLPLTVTMFLCGLLSGRIAAAVGSKTAVVIGSAGSAAAYLILAFANTHAWQIYAASTVLGIGLGLAFSAMSNLIVQAVPSAQTGVASGMNANIRTIGGAIGAAVTSSIVTSRLLATGLPAASGYRMGFAFLALITVMAIVAAFFIPATTAVKADADHGPHLQNAELALLAGGTIAED comes from the coding sequence GTGACCAGATCGCTCCACCGGGCGAGCTACAAGGTCACCTTCACCGTGCTCCTGCTCGGGGTGTCGGCCTACGCCCTCCTGCAGTCGCTCGTGGTGCCGGTCCTGCCGACCATCCAGCACGACCTCCACACGTCCCAGAGCACCGTCACCTGGGTGTTGACCGCCTATCTGCTGTCCGCCTCCATCTTCACGCCGATCCTCGGACGCGTGGGTGACATGGTCGGCAAGGAGCGGATGCTGGTCGTCACGCTCGGCGCGCTCGCCCTCGGCTCCGCCATGGCCGCACTGTCCACGTCGATCGTCCTGCTCATCGTGGCCCGGGCCGTCCAGGGGATCGGCGGCGCCGTGCTGCCCCTGTCGTTCGGGATCATCCGCGACGAATTCCCGGCGACCAGGGTGGCCGGCGCAGTGGGGGTCATCGCCGCCATGGCGGCCGTCGGCGGCGGCGCCGGGGTCGTCCTCGCCGGCCCGATCGTGAGCCACCTCGACTACCACTGGCTGTTCTGGATACCGCTCGTCATCACGGTGATCGCTGCGGCGTGCACCCAGGTGTTCGTCCCCGAATCACCGGTACGGACACCGGCGCGCGTCAGCTGGCTGGCCGCCGTGCTGCTCTCGGGGTGGTTGGTGGCCCTCCTCGTCGCCGTCAGCGAGGCTCCGACGTGGGGGTGGGGTTCGGGCAGGGTCATCGGGCTGATCGTGCTGGCCGTCGTCATCGGCGGGCTGTGGATCGTGGTGGAGTCCCGGTCACGCCAGCCCCTCATCGACATGACGATGATGCGCCTTCCCGCCGTGTGGACGAACAACCTGGTCGCCTTCCTCTTCGGCATGGGCATGTACTCGGTCATGGCCTTCCTCCCCGAGTTCCTGCAGACCCCGAGGTCATCCGGCTACGGGTTCGGGGCGAGCATCATCGAGTCGGGGCTGTTCCTCCTGCCGCTCACCGTCACCATGTTCCTCTGCGGCTTGCTGTCGGGGAGGATCGCCGCTGCCGTCGGCTCCAAGACGGCCGTGGTCATCGGTTCTGCCGGGTCCGCGGCGGCGTACCTCATCCTCGCCTTCGCCAACACGCACGCGTGGCAGATCTACGCCGCCAGCACGGTGCTCGGGATCGGCCTCGGACTCGCCTTCTCGGCGATGTCCAACCTCATCGTCCAGGCGGTGCCCTCGGCCCAGACGGGCGTCGCCAGTGGGATGAACGCCAACATCCGCACCATCGGTGGCGCCATCGGCGCGGCGGTGACGTCGAGCATCGTGACGTCGCGGCTGCTCGCCACCGGGCTGCCGGCGGCATCCGGGTACAGGATGGGGTTCGCCTTCCTCGCCCTCATCACCGTGATGGCGATCGTGGCGGCGTTCTTCATCCCCGCCACGACGGCCGTCAAGGCCGACGCCGACCACGGGCCCCACCTCCAGAACGCCGAGCTGGCCCTGCTGGCGGGCGGGACGATCGCCGAGGACTGA
- a CDS encoding diadenylate cyclase — protein MATGPGAGRLRRLAEELEESGLRLEGTRTAREILLEEIDLALRPPVHERRVASGGTILEPTTDPATWASGTQLDITGAALGEQPLPAARRFADGLSSWLLRRTDGADEWIVFDRPAGSERDLVVLAGVLGATIVQRHPAGTVRIVGRFGVLRWEGLRWHHEPPVREWIDVLTVGPAHGDPVVLEAMLEFAVHDLGSLGIGALLIYRSDAEAGPRVEERLPTPPPLQIRRASHLAPLRHAIAQVDGAAVFDAAGVLRQLGVRLVPSATSERTVEALGGTRHTSARRYSHDDPFATVIAVSEDGPVSVLRNGAVIGRSPGGG, from the coding sequence ATGGCCACCGGGCCCGGAGCGGGGCGACTGCGCCGACTTGCCGAGGAGCTCGAGGAGAGCGGACTGCGCCTCGAAGGGACCCGGACCGCCCGAGAGATCCTGCTGGAGGAGATCGATCTGGCGCTGCGTCCGCCGGTCCACGAGCGGCGGGTCGCGAGTGGGGGCACGATCCTCGAGCCGACGACGGATCCGGCCACGTGGGCGTCGGGCACGCAACTCGACATCACCGGCGCGGCGCTGGGGGAGCAGCCCCTGCCGGCGGCACGCCGCTTCGCCGACGGCCTGTCGAGCTGGCTCCTGCGCCGCACCGACGGCGCCGACGAGTGGATCGTGTTCGACCGGCCGGCCGGCTCCGAGCGGGACCTCGTGGTGCTGGCCGGCGTGCTCGGCGCCACGATCGTGCAGCGGCACCCCGCCGGGACCGTGCGCATCGTGGGGCGCTTCGGCGTCCTTCGCTGGGAGGGCCTGCGTTGGCACCACGAGCCGCCGGTGCGCGAGTGGATCGACGTCCTCACCGTCGGGCCTGCCCACGGCGACCCGGTGGTGCTCGAGGCGATGCTCGAGTTCGCCGTCCATGATCTCGGGTCACTGGGCATCGGCGCGTTGCTCATCTACCGATCCGACGCCGAAGCCGGTCCCCGGGTCGAGGAGCGGCTTCCGACGCCACCGCCGCTGCAGATCCGGCGGGCGTCTCATCTCGCCCCGCTCCGGCACGCCATCGCCCAGGTCGACGGCGCCGCTGTCTTCGACGCCGCCGGCGTGCTGCGCCAGCTCGGTGTACGGCTGGTGCCGAGCGCGACATCCGAGCGGACCGTCGAGGCGCTCGGAGGCACCCGGCACACGTCCGCCCGCCGCTACAGCCACGACGACCCGTTCGCCACGGTGATCGCCGTGAGCGAGGACGGCCCCGTCTCGGTGCTGCGCAACGGTGCGGTCATCGGCCGCTCGCCGGGCGGCGGCTGA